Below is a genomic region from Paludicola sp. MB14-C6.
AAATATAGAAGGAAAGAAGTATATGGAAAAATAAAAGCAGATATAGGACAAATATTAAGAAAGTTGTGCGAACAGAAGGAAGTAGAAATAGTAGAGGCGGAAGCCTGCCCAGACCATATACATATGTTAGTATGTATACCGCCGAATTTGAGTGTAGCACAGTTCATGGGGTATTTGAAAGGCAAGAGTAGGTTGATAATATTTGATAGGCACGCAAATTTGAAGTATAAATATGGT
It encodes:
- the tnpA gene encoding IS200/IS605 family transposase; the encoded protein is MKDNQSLAHTKWNCKYHVVFAPKYRRKEVYGKIKADIGQILRKLCEQKEVEIVEAEACPDHIHMLVCIPPNLSVAQFMGYLKGKSRLIIFDRHANLKYKYGNRHFGAEGYYVSTVGLNEATIKKYIADQEKHDIALDKLSVKEYEDPFKGQGK